In Longimicrobiales bacterium, a single window of DNA contains:
- a CDS encoding M81 family metallopeptidase, with the protein MSCLQRLLPFALFAGVALTSCTSGRENDYRVAVIKFQQETCTFCPGGDAPTEDWTRLGPLLLADKVLTDGGGYIDGFVSQAEDYPDMELIGLTSPDNIFGGSSRSWSTKESFDTFVGGMLEELRASLPVDGIYLALHGALAVRDVPRPEAEIARRFREVVGPDVPIAGTFDLHGNEDEQFLESADFAFVTKRFPHYDDGLQGARAARALHRAMSGTYTSTTATRKPGIITPTVLQWTGAAPASEIMERARRWEVREEDVFVSVFFGFPWSDVPDVGATVHVMTNNDQSLADEIADDMNEYMWRVREPFANGGFPRPDVAAPMVVEAIANGQIPVAIGDYSDRPGDATHITRAFDAAGISKVLYGAISSPETLDALQAAGAAVGDAFDHEIGGYTVSGGDPYRIQGTIAYVGPWAGYEYTAAVSYGDGNIVFIAPAYTQIMYPERFAVGDIDPADYDVFVVKSRAHFRRGFDETGFAKTIIIVEATGPFIGTTFLDALPYENVDLSNLYPYGTPDGR; encoded by the coding sequence ATGTCCTGTCTTCAACGCCTACTTCCGTTCGCATTATTTGCCGGAGTCGCGCTCACGTCCTGTACGTCGGGCAGAGAAAACGACTATCGCGTCGCAGTCATCAAATTCCAGCAGGAGACGTGCACGTTCTGTCCCGGTGGCGACGCCCCGACCGAAGACTGGACGCGCCTTGGACCTCTCCTTCTGGCTGACAAGGTCCTGACGGACGGCGGCGGCTACATCGACGGGTTCGTAAGTCAGGCGGAGGACTATCCCGATATGGAACTGATCGGGCTTACCTCGCCGGACAATATTTTTGGTGGGTCGTCGCGTTCGTGGAGCACGAAGGAGTCCTTCGACACCTTCGTTGGCGGCATGCTCGAGGAGCTTAGGGCGTCACTACCTGTGGACGGGATCTACCTCGCGCTCCACGGGGCCCTAGCTGTGCGCGACGTTCCGCGTCCTGAAGCCGAGATCGCTCGGCGCTTCCGTGAGGTGGTTGGTCCGGACGTCCCGATCGCCGGCACCTTCGATCTGCACGGGAACGAGGACGAACAGTTCCTCGAATCGGCGGACTTCGCGTTTGTGACCAAGCGCTTCCCCCACTATGACGATGGTCTCCAGGGCGCGAGGGCCGCACGGGCGCTCCACCGTGCGATGTCCGGCACGTACACATCGACCACCGCGACCCGTAAACCCGGCATCATCACGCCGACCGTTCTGCAGTGGACCGGAGCGGCGCCAGCTAGCGAGATCATGGAGCGTGCACGTCGATGGGAAGTTCGCGAGGAGGACGTGTTCGTGAGCGTCTTCTTCGGATTCCCTTGGTCCGACGTCCCGGACGTCGGGGCGACTGTTCATGTCATGACGAACAACGACCAGTCGCTTGCGGACGAGATCGCCGACGACATGAACGAGTACATGTGGCGTGTCCGGGAGCCGTTTGCGAACGGTGGCTTCCCGCGGCCCGATGTGGCGGCACCGATGGTCGTCGAGGCCATCGCGAACGGTCAGATCCCCGTAGCGATCGGGGACTATTCAGACCGTCCGGGTGATGCTACGCACATCACACGCGCATTCGACGCGGCTGGCATCTCGAAGGTTTTGTATGGAGCCATCAGTTCGCCGGAGACCTTGGATGCGCTTCAGGCTGCGGGTGCCGCAGTTGGAGACGCCTTCGATCACGAGATCGGAGGCTACACGGTATCAGGGGGCGATCCGTACCGGATCCAGGGGACGATCGCTTACGTCGGGCCCTGGGCAGGCTACGAATACACTGCAGCCGTGTCCTACGGCGACGGCAACATCGTGTTCATTGCTCCGGCCTACACGCAGATCATGTATCCCGAACGCTTCGCGGTCGGGGACATCGACCCGGCCGACTACGACGTCTTTGTCGTGAAGTCTCGGGCGCACTTCCGCAGAGGATTTGACGAGACGGGATTCGCCAAGACGATCATCATCGTTGAAGCGACTGGCCCGTTCATCGGGACCACGTTCCTTGATGCTCTGCCGTATGAAAACGTCGACCTGTCAAACCTCTACCCATACGGCACTCCGGACGGCCGATGA
- a CDS encoding M28 family peptidase — translation MLRRIPLLTFALVAFIGTAELAAQVPIVWADEGPLTWTPRPTESAIAANDLRTHLYQIADDSMKGRDAISLENTMTTDYVAAVFERLGLQPAGDDGYFQELEYGPIAFDRAASALRIDDRGLTTGTDWVPSGADSRSAVSGSFQGEDVETVFGGLFGDKSPLPATVRGKAVVLLAGPGAGMPQRRSIYRTDTRAQDAGAALVMIATEELSAALVTSTFDGRTSMMGPDDASTAGAVLSLSAAASLFDAPLQSVQVGAPGKTVSGAWSEEYRRPEYPTRNVIAILPGSDPALRDEYVLVGAHNDHVGMVNNGPVDHDSLRAFNRIMRPQGANDRPGPPTAEQQAQIDALLTRARSIRPPMMDSVMNGADDNGSGTSVLLEIAEYFATNPAPRRSLIFISQAGEEKGLLGSSWFVDHPTVPLENIVAAHNMDMLGKGRVTDVKFGGPSSIQMLGARRLSTEFGDVIDSLNAVRDEPMAIDYSWDRTNHLNRFCRSDQVNYFRKAIPVTYFSLGYAVDYHQATDEPRYIDYEHGAKVGRFVADIMRAVADRDSRVAVLPLEERDMSVQC, via the coding sequence ATGTTACGTCGCATTCCGTTGCTCACCTTCGCCCTCGTTGCTTTCATTGGAACGGCCGAGCTAGCCGCTCAAGTCCCTATAGTCTGGGCGGACGAAGGGCCGCTGACCTGGACACCTCGGCCGACCGAATCTGCTATCGCGGCGAACGATCTTCGGACGCATCTGTACCAGATCGCCGACGACTCGATGAAGGGCCGCGATGCCATATCGCTCGAGAACACCATGACGACGGATTACGTCGCGGCGGTGTTCGAGCGGCTCGGGCTCCAGCCGGCGGGTGACGACGGATACTTCCAGGAGCTTGAGTACGGGCCGATCGCCTTCGATCGGGCTGCGTCTGCTCTGCGGATCGACGACCGAGGCCTTACGACCGGGACGGACTGGGTGCCCTCCGGTGCGGACAGTCGCTCAGCGGTTTCTGGCTCGTTCCAGGGCGAGGATGTGGAGACGGTCTTCGGAGGCCTTTTTGGAGACAAGTCACCCCTTCCCGCCACCGTTCGTGGAAAAGCGGTCGTGCTCCTCGCCGGCCCCGGCGCTGGGATGCCCCAGCGACGTAGCATCTACCGCACAGACACGCGGGCACAGGACGCCGGCGCAGCGTTAGTCATGATCGCGACGGAGGAACTTTCCGCGGCCCTCGTGACCAGCACGTTCGACGGACGCACGAGCATGATGGGGCCCGACGACGCCTCCACGGCAGGTGCCGTACTCAGCCTCTCTGCTGCGGCCTCGCTCTTCGACGCACCGCTTCAGAGCGTGCAGGTCGGCGCACCCGGTAAGACCGTCTCCGGTGCCTGGTCCGAGGAGTACCGCCGGCCCGAGTATCCCACGCGCAACGTCATCGCGATCCTGCCGGGCAGCGACCCGGCACTGCGGGACGAGTACGTGTTGGTTGGCGCTCACAATGACCACGTCGGTATGGTCAACAACGGCCCGGTCGATCACGACTCGCTCCGTGCGTTCAATCGCATCATGCGCCCGCAGGGAGCGAACGACCGCCCCGGGCCGCCGACCGCCGAGCAGCAAGCGCAGATCGACGCGCTTCTCACCCGGGCCCGCTCGATTCGGCCTCCCATGATGGATTCCGTCATGAACGGCGCCGACGACAACGGCTCCGGTACTTCTGTATTGCTCGAGATCGCCGAGTACTTCGCGACCAACCCTGCGCCGAGGCGCTCGCTGATCTTCATCTCGCAGGCGGGTGAAGAAAAAGGCCTGCTGGGTTCGAGTTGGTTCGTGGACCACCCGACGGTCCCGCTTGAGAACATCGTCGCGGCTCACAACATGGATATGCTCGGCAAAGGCCGCGTCACGGATGTGAAGTTCGGCGGCCCCTCATCGATCCAGATGCTGGGTGCCCGACGGCTCTCGACCGAGTTCGGCGACGTCATCGACTCGCTCAACGCGGTGCGCGACGAGCCCATGGCCATCGACTACTCCTGGGACCGCACCAACCACCTGAACCGGTTCTGCAGAAGCGACCAGGTGAACTACTTCCGCAAGGCAATTCCAGTCACGTACTTCTCACTCGGGTACGCGGTCGACTACCACCAGGCCACAGACGAGCCGCGGTACATCGACTACGAACACGGTGCGAAGGTAGGCCGTTTCGTCGCCGACATCATGCGTGCGGTGGCAGACCGAGACAGCCGCGTTGCCGTGCTTCCGCTCGAAGAAAGAGACATGAGCGTCCAGTGCTGA
- a CDS encoding pyridoxal-dependent decarboxylase → MTDPDRNELDAVRAAFNEIAADYLGRVDDLPALNYDAAREALVGFQRSLPSEGIGAEAALRELYENGLPATGTTSGPRFFHWVVGGSTPAAMGADWLTSLLDNPSYAWVGSPLTVELEILSLEWLKDLFGLHEDMTGVMVTGASMANFVGMAAARQWWGERHGVDVSEDGLVGLPAMPVLTSGYVHASAVKVLSLLGIGRSSVERHTRDAVGRVDLASMEASLQALDGAPAVLMAVAGEVNAGDFDPVDEMADLAERYGAWLHVDGAFGLFAAVSDRTAHLVRGVERADSVTVDGHKWLNVPYDSGYAFVRDREIMAKAFAYTARYLADPTDSRPVLGGLGPESSRRARALTVWTTLRAYGRVGYQRMFERHLELAGEMVELIDAAPELERLADPLLSVVCFRLNPGDLSEEELNELNHRWSVLIFEDGRVAAGATEYGGQIALRPTVVNWRTRSEDIVEFIRVIRELAAGLR, encoded by the coding sequence ATGACTGACCCTGACCGGAACGAACTAGACGCGGTGCGGGCCGCCTTCAACGAGATCGCTGCGGACTATCTCGGACGTGTCGACGACCTGCCCGCGCTGAATTACGACGCTGCACGCGAAGCGCTGGTTGGATTCCAGCGAAGCCTTCCCAGCGAAGGCATTGGCGCGGAAGCCGCGTTGCGCGAGTTGTACGAGAACGGCTTGCCTGCGACGGGTACCACCTCGGGACCGCGCTTCTTTCATTGGGTGGTCGGAGGGTCCACGCCTGCTGCGATGGGGGCGGACTGGCTCACGAGCCTGCTCGACAACCCGTCCTACGCCTGGGTTGGTTCTCCCCTCACCGTCGAGCTCGAGATACTCTCGCTCGAGTGGCTGAAGGATCTCTTTGGGCTGCACGAAGACATGACTGGCGTCATGGTGACCGGCGCGAGCATGGCGAATTTCGTCGGGATGGCTGCGGCCCGTCAGTGGTGGGGTGAACGCCACGGCGTCGACGTGTCAGAGGACGGTCTCGTTGGTCTCCCCGCCATGCCCGTTCTGACCAGCGGATATGTGCACGCGAGTGCGGTGAAGGTTCTGTCACTCCTCGGGATCGGGCGATCGAGCGTCGAGCGCCACACGAGGGATGCCGTGGGTCGTGTGGACCTCGCTTCCATGGAGGCCTCGCTCCAGGCGCTCGACGGTGCGCCAGCCGTCCTCATGGCTGTGGCCGGCGAGGTGAATGCTGGGGACTTCGATCCGGTAGATGAAATGGCTGACCTCGCGGAGCGGTATGGCGCCTGGCTCCACGTAGATGGTGCGTTTGGCCTCTTCGCGGCCGTCTCGGACAGGACCGCTCATCTGGTGCGAGGAGTCGAGCGCGCAGACTCGGTGACGGTCGACGGCCACAAGTGGCTCAACGTGCCCTACGACAGCGGATACGCCTTCGTCCGCGACCGGGAGATCATGGCCAAGGCGTTTGCCTACACGGCCCGCTATCTGGCCGACCCCACGGATTCACGCCCTGTGCTAGGCGGGCTGGGTCCCGAGAGTTCACGTCGGGCCCGGGCACTCACGGTCTGGACGACGTTGCGAGCCTACGGTCGGGTGGGATATCAAAGGATGTTCGAGCGGCATCTTGAGCTCGCCGGTGAGATGGTCGAACTGATTGATGCGGCGCCGGAGTTAGAGCGCTTGGCAGACCCACTTCTGAGCGTGGTCTGCTTCCGTCTCAACCCGGGCGATTTGAGCGAAGAGGAGCTGAACGAGCTGAACCACCGCTGGAGCGTGCTGATCTTCGAGGACGGGCGAGTGGCGGCTGGGGCCACGGAGTACGGTGGTCAGATCGCCCTGCGGCCTACTGTTGTTAATTGGCGGACTCGCAGTGAGGACATCGTCGAATTCATTAGGGTGATTCGAGAATTGGCCGCCGGACTCAGATGA
- a CDS encoding cysteine desulfurase-like protein gives MSDVADEPGSSSGPPSESAGGVLSVEEIRTAFPALEREHSGHPVAYFDGPGGTQVPRVVADAITESLLHHNANRRWAYPASAEVDATVHGVRDAMADFFGCSADDVVFGGNMTTLTYHLSRTLGADWGEGDEIVVTRLDHFANISPWRALEAERGVTIVEVPFDPTSGRLDQDALHAAITEKTVLVAVGEASNILGTVTDLAPVVARARETGALLFVDAVHSAPHILPDVLRLGCDFLACSPYKFYGPHAGVLYAPAELLDSLSVPRLPCAPQVAPERFETGTQSHEAMAGTTAAVDFLSSLSGAGGSRREHLQRTFSVLHERGEALVSRMWDGLTAIDGVTTYGPPPGTPRTPTVAFSVRGRDPRLVASHLSSHHGIFASHGHFYAAYVTEDLGVDGVVRAGCACYTTADEVDRLIRGVAEL, from the coding sequence ATGAGCGATGTCGCGGACGAGCCCGGCTCTAGTAGTGGCCCGCCGAGCGAATCGGCGGGCGGAGTGTTGAGTGTCGAAGAAATCCGGACCGCGTTCCCCGCCCTTGAACGAGAGCACAGCGGGCATCCCGTTGCGTACTTCGACGGCCCTGGGGGGACACAGGTGCCGCGGGTGGTGGCCGATGCGATCACCGAGTCGTTGTTGCATCACAATGCGAACCGTCGATGGGCGTACCCGGCGAGCGCTGAAGTAGATGCGACGGTGCATGGTGTCCGTGACGCCATGGCAGACTTCTTTGGGTGCTCCGCAGACGATGTGGTGTTCGGGGGGAACATGACAACGCTGACCTATCACTTGAGCCGCACCCTCGGTGCGGACTGGGGTGAGGGTGACGAAATCGTGGTCACGCGTTTGGATCACTTCGCGAACATCTCGCCCTGGCGCGCACTCGAGGCGGAGCGGGGCGTTACGATCGTCGAGGTGCCGTTCGACCCCACGTCCGGGAGACTGGATCAAGACGCGCTACACGCTGCGATCACCGAGAAGACGGTTCTCGTCGCGGTTGGTGAAGCGTCCAACATCTTGGGCACCGTGACTGATCTCGCACCGGTGGTTGCCCGTGCCCGTGAGACCGGGGCGCTCCTTTTTGTTGATGCGGTTCATTCGGCGCCCCATATCCTCCCTGACGTTCTGCGACTCGGCTGCGATTTTCTCGCATGCTCACCGTACAAGTTCTACGGGCCTCACGCTGGGGTGCTGTATGCGCCTGCGGAACTGCTCGACTCACTCAGCGTTCCTCGTCTCCCGTGCGCCCCTCAGGTTGCGCCCGAACGGTTCGAAACCGGGACCCAGAGTCATGAGGCGATGGCAGGGACTACCGCCGCGGTGGACTTCCTCTCCTCGCTCAGTGGTGCGGGGGGCTCTCGCCGAGAGCACCTACAGAGGACCTTCAGTGTTCTTCATGAACGGGGCGAAGCTCTCGTGTCGCGAATGTGGGATGGGCTCACAGCCATCGACGGAGTGACGACCTACGGACCTCCTCCGGGAACACCTCGTACGCCCACAGTAGCGTTCTCAGTGAGGGGCCGGGACCCGCGTCTCGTCGCTTCGCACCTGTCCTCCCATCACGGGATATTCGCCTCTCACGGCCACTTCTACGCCGCCTACGTCACCGAAGACCTGGGTGTGGACGGGGTCGTGCGTGCGGGCTGCGCCTGCTACACGACCGCAGATGAGGTGGACCGACTTATTCGAGGCGTGGCAGAGTTGTAG
- a CDS encoding DUF6526 family protein, whose protein sequence is MNNPSQNFDNHAKFVPAFHFIAFPLLFFPTLFFLYRAVTAFSLDNLMMASFAVAALIVMFLARLFPLGVQDRVIKLEETLRMQELFPDDLKARIGELSTAQFVGLRFASDGELVDLTRKVLDGGFDDRKSVKQAVKNWRADNVRI, encoded by the coding sequence GTGAATAATCCCTCCCAGAACTTCGACAACCACGCGAAGTTCGTCCCCGCGTTTCACTTCATCGCGTTCCCGTTGCTCTTTTTCCCGACGCTGTTCTTCCTGTACAGAGCTGTTACCGCCTTCAGTCTCGACAACCTGATGATGGCTTCGTTCGCAGTCGCCGCGTTGATCGTGATGTTCCTGGCCCGCCTCTTCCCGCTCGGAGTGCAGGATCGCGTGATCAAGCTCGAGGAGACGCTGCGCATGCAGGAACTCTTCCCGGATGACCTGAAGGCCCGCATTGGTGAGCTCTCGACCGCCCAATTCGTTGGGCTTCGTTTTGCCTCGGATGGAGAGCTGGTGGACCTCACGCGCAAGGTGCTAGACGGGGGTTTCGATGACAGGAAGTCTGTGAAGCAGGCCG
- a CDS encoding M20/M25/M40 family metallo-hydrolase has translation MRAPRLAHVGAVATVVLIAVSADPPFAAGQVPDGLATWVDSNVPDVHALLERVVNINSGTSNHAGVREVGDIFVGRLAAMGFDANWVDVKPDVDRAGHVWATRAGSSGATGRKLFLIGHIDTVFEEGDAFDRFTREGSIARGPGIVDDKGGSVLLLSALEALHAVDGLDGAQITILLTGDEESVGRPIEAARSHMIEGARASDVVLSFERGFLLDGEPYGTVARRGSSGWTLTVEGKQAHSGRIFSEADGVGAINELSRIIYQFYDELAGEEFLTFNVGSMVGGTEVEYDPVTQSGTTFGRTNVIANRAIARGDLRTISQEQLARIRSGMSDIVGRSLPHTSATIEFRDGYPAMSPRDANYALLEEYSAVSQELGLGSVGALDPGLRGAGDIAFASDYIAAALDGLGPQGGDTHGPNEWVDLDSFAPQIKRAAALIHRLTHTRGND, from the coding sequence GTGCGCGCCCCCAGACTGGCGCACGTAGGAGCCGTCGCGACCGTGGTGTTGATTGCGGTTTCGGCGGATCCTCCGTTTGCGGCTGGTCAGGTGCCGGATGGGCTGGCGACTTGGGTCGACAGCAACGTCCCGGACGTCCACGCCCTCCTAGAGCGGGTCGTGAACATCAACTCGGGCACAAGCAATCATGCGGGTGTCCGAGAGGTCGGCGATATTTTCGTTGGGCGGCTCGCAGCGATGGGGTTCGATGCCAATTGGGTCGATGTGAAGCCAGATGTGGACCGTGCCGGTCATGTGTGGGCGACCCGTGCGGGAAGCTCCGGAGCGACTGGCCGAAAACTCTTCCTCATTGGTCACATCGATACGGTCTTTGAGGAAGGCGACGCGTTCGACCGGTTCACGCGTGAAGGCTCGATCGCGCGCGGCCCCGGGATCGTGGACGACAAGGGCGGATCCGTTCTGCTCTTGAGCGCGCTCGAGGCTTTACACGCCGTCGATGGGCTCGACGGTGCTCAAATCACCATACTCCTGACCGGTGACGAAGAAAGTGTCGGCCGGCCCATCGAAGCTGCGCGTAGCCACATGATCGAAGGGGCACGCGCGTCAGATGTCGTGCTCAGCTTCGAGCGTGGTTTTCTGCTCGACGGGGAGCCGTATGGGACCGTCGCGCGACGTGGCTCGAGCGGTTGGACTCTGACCGTCGAGGGCAAACAGGCTCACTCGGGCCGTATCTTCTCCGAGGCTGACGGGGTCGGAGCGATCAATGAGCTGTCCCGCATCATCTATCAGTTCTACGACGAGCTGGCTGGGGAAGAGTTCCTCACCTTCAACGTAGGATCAATGGTTGGCGGCACCGAGGTCGAGTACGATCCCGTGACCCAGAGTGGGACGACGTTCGGACGAACCAATGTGATCGCGAACCGGGCGATCGCTCGAGGTGACCTGCGGACCATCTCACAGGAACAGTTGGCTCGCATCCGTTCTGGTATGAGTGACATCGTCGGTAGGAGTCTCCCGCATACTTCGGCCACGATCGAGTTTCGAGACGGCTACCCTGCGATGAGTCCCCGCGACGCCAACTACGCTCTACTCGAGGAGTACAGCGCAGTGAGTCAGGAGCTGGGGCTCGGCTCGGTCGGGGCGCTCGATCCGGGCCTACGTGGGGCGGGGGATATCGCCTTTGCATCCGACTACATCGCAGCGGCGCTGGACGGACTCGGACCGCAGGGTGGAGATACTCACGGTCCCAACGAGTGGGTCGATCTCGACTCTTTTGCCCCACAGATCAAGCGCGCCGCTGCTCTTATCCATCGACTGACGCACACTAGAGGGAACGACTGA